Within the Hippoglossus stenolepis isolate QCI-W04-F060 chromosome 2, HSTE1.2, whole genome shotgun sequence genome, the region CCCGGCTTCAGGTGTCTGtgggacagcagcagctccagcgtCTGGGCGGAGTCTGTCTTTGAGGAGCTGGCGTGTGAAGCGGCCAGGTGAAGTGGCGTGAGCCCGCCATTGGTCTGAGCGTTCAGCTCGGCTCCTCGCTGCAGGAGGAGACTCCCCACGGTGACGCGGCTCCACCGGCAGGCGCTGTGAAGCGGCGTCCAGCCATCGACGGTGCGGGGGTCAACCCTAGAGCCAGCGGCGAGTAAAGCAGAAACAACCTCCACATGGCCGCTGTAGGCTGCACGGTGCAGGGGAGTGTAACCGTCCGCATCACAGCAGTGCACCAGCAGAGGATCAGCTGATAATAATCTGTGGATGGGTGAaagctggaggaaaagaaattcataaaacaTAGAGCAGGAAATTACAAACTAAGAGTTTGTAGATGCCTTACATGAGGGTAGATTTTATCTCTTTGTCAATTAAACATTACACACGGCACGAGCTGCTATTCTCAAAAACACAGTGGTCGCGTGCTCACAATTGATCTGTGTAAATAAGTAGAACAGTACTTTTTCATCTGTATTAAAACTGCAGTGGCACTGAAACCTGACCATCTGAGAGGGGGTCAAATCTGACCCCTTGTTGGAAGGAAAATTGTCTTAAAcaaaatttagattttataattaaatgaattaattaattgatgatcaaaaatatttttctgttgatgaattaataaactggaatggcactaagaagagcacatacctccacaaAGGCCCAGCcgtcccttaaattcaaccaagctgcagcaaatatcacacactcatagaaatctgTTCCctgcctgatttgtttcatcaaaatccatgaattattccctgggaaaatctCTCCATTATGTGTacgaaaaataaaaaaagattcctgaatctgcaccaaaatgtaatgggttcagGACATTCTTTGTATAATCTTGCTCACTAACAGACAAAGAACCATATGAaccaagcaaacaaacagataggGGTGAAAACCATATATGCATTAGAGGCTTTAGAGGAATGTTTGGCAACTAGGTCTCACTATTGTTTGTACCTTGTGCTTTACTCTACGCCTTTgtgttcaggaaaaaaaagaaaaagaaacatgaagGTGCTTTAATACTTTCAAGAAATAACAAGTGTGTTTTGGTGAGAGATAATATCTATTACCAAACACTAATCAAAGACGAAACACTAGATTAACGAGTAACTTTAAATAATTTAGAGATTTATcaacaaaacatatatatttgttttgcacGTTGAGGAAAATAATTACATGGAAATAGGTTGCGTACGCAGGGAACTGCGATTTAATTAAATTGAGGTTGACCTTTTCCCCAATCAAGACAGTGTTCAATTCCACACAGggtgctttgtttttcattatgttaGTGGACTGTTGGTCAGAAAATGAGCGCTGCACCGTATATTCTTATGATTAAACTGTTTTCAATAtagccttttttttaaactcacaaTACACTATGTCTATCTGATCACAAATGGTCAGCTCTAACTACGGCTTTaaccacattcggaggtggtctgAGTCGCAAGAGGCCACATTCTTTTTGCTGCGTCCTAGTATATAGTAGCATATGTTCCAATACAAAGCTAAATTATTATACACAATTGGCATTTTTAGCCAGATTTTATGTGGAAATCTTagattttcctgaaaatgtgatttaattgtgatacacatacattttaaaatccacaTAGGGTGATAGACAATTTCATCAACATCACAGCCTCACACTTTGAATCTTTTGCGTACAGAAAAATCCTTGTGCAGAACAAACCGCTACTCTGAACGAGCTGTTATGCAACTGTAACGACGATCAAAATATTATGacaattattgttttaattaataatttgatCCATTCTATTGaagaaaattatgaaaatacCTATAATTATAATTGCATAGAGCCGAATGTTGACGTTGTTTTGTCCaacaaaccctaaccctaactcaaTTAAGACAAGGacaagcagcaaatcctcacatttgaaaagTTGAGAATGTTTGGTCCTATCACAATGATTACTGATTATTTCTATTGACTAATTCTTAGAGCTCTGAATGGCACACAGATTTAAGCCAGAAGATCCAAATTTTAAACATGAGCATGACAATGAggctttttcttcctttgtttccACATTGGAGTTTTAGAATGACAATGAGGATGACAGGATCCTCAAACAaaggattaaaaacattatatagcactttggttttgttttttgattgCACATTGACTTCAGAACCAGTAAACTgtacaaattaaacacattcatgtgTGATGCTTCAATTTGTGGTTGATTTCAGGTAACAGAAGTATATCACGGCACTAAATTGAAATGGCTAATTACTGAAATTATCGAAAGAGCTGAAATAATGACTACAAGCATTCCTGTGCTCTTGACCTACTGAAATGCCAGATAAAAACTCTCTCTCAATTGAAATCAGCTTTCTCCACGGCTGGATTTAACTCCATCATCAGTTATTTCCAACAAACAATTGGATATTCAAATACATGCAGTTGATTGGAAACTCTGAATTGCCCGTAGGTGGGAATGTGactttctgtctctgtatgttggccctgtgatacgctggtgacctgtcaaGGTTGCTTAGTGGTCAGTGGTTACACCACCACTGctcgtctctgtctgtgtgtttcaatgTTAACTCTTTGTTTATTCCCACTTCAAGGGAAATGCATGTTTGACTAAATGACAAATCAAATGGTTTTGATCACTTACACGATTGTTTTCTGCAGCCCACAGAATGAGCTCAACTGGTTCGTCTTTGAGAGCTTCCTCCTTTTCTAGATACCACTCCTCGCTACGttccccttcctcttcctcctcctcctcctcctcctcttcctccacatcaTTGCTGCCTGTCCACAGGCTGCTGGTTCCACGGGGGATCAAGTGTCCATGTGTGTTCAGAAGCTCGAGTTGATTAAAATCTTCAGGAAACTCCATCACTGAAATCAGACAGTCACACAAGAAGAAATGAATATTAGAGATTTAGAAACTAATGTTGAAAACTAAGTTAACAATCTAAATTTAATAACTTTACTCGACTGAAAAGCCTCAGGATGTTACTCAGCTGGTACCTTGATTCTGAATGGGGACAAACtagtcttttaaaatataattaaaaactttCAGCACGTCAGTTTTGTTGCTTTGAGTCGGATCTATCACATTTATATAAGTGAAATcaatccagcagcagcatccccaGTGTACACCGACAGCCCGTTATGATCCCAACTGCATCACGTGCAGCAAGTATACAACATCTACATTTAAGCTAGGactttcaaaattaaaaaatttacTTTGAACAAGCTTTCCCCCAAAATAACACTTAGAATCAGAAATTGCAATAATTATTTGCTATAGCTTCTTTGCTCCGCAAGGTTATCAAAATACAATAATCCTCTTCAGTATTTTTGGCTTGGCCTGCACATCCGCTGCTACTGTATTACCACTTTCTTATATTGTAAT harbors:
- the ankrd49 gene encoding ankyrin repeat domain-containing protein 49, whose product is MEFPEDFNQLELLNTHGHLIPRGTSSLWTGSNDVEEEEEEEEEEEEGERSEEWYLEKEEALKDEPVELILWAAENNRLSPIHRLLSADPLLVHCCDADGYTPLHRAAYSGHVEVVSALLAAGSRVDPRTVDGWTPLHSACRWSRVTVGSLLLQRGAELNAQTNGGLTPLHLAASHASSSKTDSAQTLELLLSHRHLKPGLRSSTGETASEVARRSGPHHFLFEIVEDCVSVVPDA